In one window of Marispirochaeta aestuarii DNA:
- a CDS encoding chemotaxis protein CheW translates to MGDFDIITTNQYLAFTLGEEKYAIEVSRVKEVLEFRTITRIPGTPTVMRGVMNVRGEIIPVLDLRERFGLKITENTVDTCILLIEVMSDNQIVTIGIIANSVEEVLEILPERIDPPPKFNNNMDTDFISGIGKLDERFLVILNSEKLLTTEDVNMVTESVVEV, encoded by the coding sequence ATGGGTGATTTCGATATAATTACAACCAATCAATACCTTGCTTTTACATTGGGCGAGGAGAAATATGCCATTGAAGTTTCTCGAGTAAAAGAGGTGCTGGAATTTCGGACTATTACTAGAATCCCAGGAACTCCGACAGTAATGCGAGGAGTGATGAATGTTCGTGGTGAGATTATTCCTGTTTTAGACCTTCGTGAACGCTTTGGATTGAAGATTACTGAAAATACTGTAGATACATGTATTCTTTTGATTGAGGTTATGTCAGACAATCAAATTGTCACTATAGGTATAATAGCCAATTCTGTAGAAGAGGTACTTGAAATCTTGCCGGAGCGAATCGATCCTCCACCTAAATTTAACAACAATATGGATACTGATTTCATCAGTGGAATCGGAAAATTAGATGAAAGATTTTTAGTTATCCTCAATAGTGAAAAATTATTAACAACTGAAGACGTGAACATGGTTACGGAAAGTGTTGTTGAGGTATAG
- a CDS encoding methyl-accepting chemotaxis protein yields MKLRTKMLLPLVSLFIIAIGLVVGIIIYQQSKVLEQDVISLSEQIAHTESKNVAALLDSAYNVGHSLARTIEEYVPVDSQSKREFALKAVKGALVSNPEFIGTWIAFEPNEFDNNDDEYKNVSPYTKEGHFASYWNRANGSLSAISLDGYTKEEWYTEVFKKSGHVILEPFSYEVDGEDVLMTTLSIPIKRNAEIIGAVGVDVPLNSIQAIIDKIHPFETGYAFVVSNSAMVVAHPTKNLVQTDGGAYFQNPEEFRTSIKQGSIYSERKKAEGGEKVQSVVITVPLKIAGFEEVWGFGISSPLKTVRVQQIALLQNGFIIGFIFSLAAILVIFLLVRSITKPIMQISEQLQVISTGDLTRETLRMNRKDEIGTLSKSLEMMVTNLESIITDAINASAQVSSGSHQMSTSAEQISQGATEQASSVEEVSSSMEQMSAIIKQNAEHATETEKIATLASGNATESGEAVMEAVVAMKSIAEKIVIIEEIARQTNMLSLNASIEAARAGEHGKGFAVVASEVGKLAARSKDAAGEISSLSTSTVTVAEKAREMLEQLVPNIKKTADLVQEISSASREQSAGVDQINTAITQLDQVIQENASAAEEMASVAEELSGQAEGLESSISYFKIRDDVEREKKQALLSAPRNISPTAKKQTVHVGKEEVGIRLLAEAEKQGLHSKERNTNRIERWKNDGTVGSNNYADEIDSKDFEEF; encoded by the coding sequence ATGAAATTAAGAACTAAAATGCTATTACCGTTGGTATCCTTGTTTATTATTGCTATCGGTCTTGTTGTTGGGATTATAATTTACCAGCAGTCGAAAGTGCTCGAACAGGATGTGATTAGTCTAAGTGAACAGATTGCACATACAGAATCTAAGAATGTGGCAGCCTTATTGGATAGTGCTTACAATGTTGGTCATTCGCTGGCTAGAACAATAGAAGAATATGTACCTGTAGATAGCCAAAGCAAGAGGGAGTTTGCTTTAAAAGCAGTAAAAGGAGCACTTGTTTCGAATCCTGAGTTCATAGGGACATGGATCGCATTTGAACCGAATGAATTTGATAATAATGATGATGAATATAAGAATGTTTCACCCTACACTAAGGAAGGACATTTTGCCTCCTATTGGAATAGGGCAAATGGTTCGCTATCTGCTATATCCCTTGACGGTTATACAAAAGAAGAATGGTATACGGAGGTATTTAAGAAGAGTGGTCACGTAATCTTAGAGCCATTCAGTTACGAGGTCGATGGTGAAGATGTTCTAATGACAACACTATCGATCCCAATTAAACGAAATGCTGAAATAATCGGCGCTGTTGGCGTTGATGTACCATTAAACTCAATTCAGGCTATTATTGATAAAATTCATCCATTTGAAACCGGTTATGCTTTTGTGGTCTCCAATAGCGCTATGGTTGTAGCACATCCGACGAAGAACTTGGTTCAGACGGATGGAGGGGCCTATTTCCAAAACCCTGAGGAATTCAGAACGTCGATCAAGCAAGGCAGTATCTATTCCGAGAGAAAAAAAGCAGAGGGAGGAGAGAAGGTTCAATCTGTTGTTATTACCGTTCCGCTTAAAATCGCCGGTTTTGAAGAAGTGTGGGGTTTTGGAATTTCTTCACCTTTAAAAACGGTTCGGGTGCAACAAATAGCCCTATTACAGAATGGTTTTATTATCGGATTTATTTTCTCCCTCGCTGCTATTTTAGTTATTTTCCTTTTAGTGCGGTCCATTACGAAACCAATTATGCAGATTTCTGAACAACTTCAGGTAATTTCAACAGGTGATCTTACAAGAGAAACTCTACGTATGAATCGTAAAGATGAAATAGGAACATTGTCAAAGTCTCTGGAGATGATGGTAACCAACTTAGAGAGTATTATAACGGATGCAATAAATGCTTCTGCACAAGTATCCTCCGGGAGTCACCAGATGAGTACTTCCGCTGAACAAATAAGTCAAGGTGCAACGGAGCAGGCCTCTTCAGTTGAAGAAGTATCATCTTCGATGGAACAAATGAGTGCTATTATTAAGCAGAATGCTGAACATGCTACAGAAACAGAAAAGATCGCTACACTGGCCAGTGGAAATGCAACAGAAAGTGGAGAAGCGGTTATGGAAGCTGTTGTAGCTATGAAGAGTATAGCTGAGAAAATAGTAATTATTGAAGAAATCGCGCGTCAGACGAATATGCTTTCATTAAACGCCTCAATAGAAGCTGCACGAGCTGGTGAACACGGCAAGGGATTTGCTGTTGTGGCATCTGAAGTCGGGAAGCTTGCTGCAAGGAGTAAGGATGCAGCTGGAGAAATTAGTTCACTTTCAACGTCTACTGTAACAGTTGCCGAAAAAGCCAGAGAAATGCTCGAACAATTGGTGCCCAATATAAAGAAGACAGCCGATCTTGTACAAGAGATTAGTTCTGCAAGTCGCGAGCAAAGCGCAGGTGTAGATCAAATCAATACAGCTATAACACAATTAGACCAGGTAATTCAGGAAAACGCCTCAGCAGCTGAAGAGATGGCTTCTGTCGCCGAAGAACTCTCCGGACAGGCCGAAGGATTGGAGAGCAGCATTTCCTATTTTAAGATAAGAGATGATGTTGAAAGAGAAAAAAAGCAAGCTTTACTATCCGCTCCTAGAAATATCTCACCAACAGCAAAAAAACAAACAGTACATGTAGGCAAAGAAGAGGTAGGAATAAGACTGCTCGCTGAAGCAGAAAAACAGGGATTACATTCAAAAGAAAGAAACACTAACAGAATAGAAAGATGGAAAAATGACGGCACTGTAGGTAGCAATAACTACGCAGACGAAATCGATTCGAAAGACTTTGAAGAATTCTAA
- a CDS encoding glycoside hydrolase family protein, giving the protein MLFTPSDTRRILWDSWLYNDNGTYHLFHLTKYSGRRSDAINHAVSSDLLNWKDLGPVIRMGTGRQWDAGFLLTGTVIRFRDSYYMFYGARRGHLQLLGLAVSPDLNRWEKYSEEPLLAPDPRWYETDVGGTPLHHAAWRDPCIQRDSQGTFHLFLCARVSEGGLNGGGAIAHAVSDNLLDWEIGPPVHVSGNYGFLEVPDVFFFHDRWYLLFSCGEWHSCRSREWPRGASGIRYLVSEGIDGPYIEPENSLLLGSPSGSLHNYAGRSIACPSNASEGRIFYYNNVFPNTLKNRGSFRGSWAMPKKMIFRNEKPELVLPKALSSLFLKDLYSMDLNSRNFTCHPQSDRNSRNWKHPDTETVEGSADRGFSVYLDLCDYDRLYISSQPEGACRSCGFLVHYSTEDNEGTAVMMDYEKSLLRICGCSIGEIGWIFVPVTEVPLPPGMRKTPATEDCLITLVLMGFFLDVYCNGTLTDSLHMSVNHGKWGFFAESGSVSFRKVRINGSRSSAP; this is encoded by the coding sequence ATGCTCTTTACACCTTCAGATACACGGAGAATCCTCTGGGACAGCTGGCTTTATAATGACAACGGCACTTACCACCTTTTTCATTTGACCAAATATTCCGGCCGGCGCTCCGATGCCATTAATCATGCGGTCTCTTCTGATTTGTTGAACTGGAAGGACCTTGGGCCTGTTATCCGTATGGGTACAGGCCGGCAATGGGATGCCGGTTTTCTGCTGACCGGTACGGTGATCAGGTTCCGGGATTCATATTATATGTTCTACGGTGCAAGAAGGGGACACCTTCAGCTTCTTGGTCTGGCGGTTTCTCCCGACCTGAACCGGTGGGAAAAGTATAGTGAGGAACCGCTGTTGGCTCCCGACCCGCGGTGGTATGAGACTGATGTCGGCGGCACCCCCTTACATCATGCGGCATGGCGGGACCCCTGTATACAACGTGATAGTCAGGGGACCTTCCATCTCTTCCTTTGTGCACGTGTCAGTGAGGGGGGGCTCAACGGCGGAGGGGCCATTGCTCATGCTGTCTCCGATAATCTGCTCGACTGGGAGATCGGGCCCCCCGTTCATGTCTCCGGGAATTACGGATTTCTGGAAGTCCCGGATGTTTTTTTCTTCCACGACCGGTGGTACTTGCTTTTCTCCTGCGGGGAGTGGCACTCATGCAGGAGCCGGGAATGGCCGAGAGGCGCCAGCGGTATCAGGTATCTGGTGAGCGAGGGGATTGATGGTCCGTATATTGAACCGGAAAACAGCCTGCTGCTGGGCTCTCCTTCCGGTTCTCTGCACAATTACGCGGGGCGGAGTATCGCCTGTCCTTCCAATGCTTCCGAAGGGCGTATATTTTATTACAACAACGTGTTTCCCAATACTCTTAAAAACAGAGGATCCTTCCGCGGTTCCTGGGCAATGCCGAAAAAGATGATCTTCCGGAATGAGAAACCGGAACTGGTACTGCCGAAAGCTCTGTCATCCCTGTTTCTGAAAGACTTATACAGCATGGATTTGAACAGCCGAAATTTTACATGCCATCCTCAGTCAGACAGGAACTCCCGGAACTGGAAGCATCCGGACACCGAGACCGTGGAGGGGTCGGCAGACCGGGGATTCTCGGTGTATCTTGATCTCTGTGATTATGACCGGCTGTATATCTCTTCACAGCCGGAAGGTGCATGCAGAAGCTGCGGCTTTCTTGTTCATTACAGTACTGAAGACAATGAAGGCACGGCCGTTATGATGGATTATGAGAAGTCGCTGCTGCGGATCTGCGGCTGTTCTATAGGGGAGATCGGATGGATCTTTGTCCCGGTAACCGAGGTTCCTCTTCCCCCCGGAATGAGAAAAACGCCGGCAACAGAAGACTGCCTGATAACGCTGGTACTGATGGGATTCTTTCTGGATGTTTACTGTAACGGTACTCTTACTGACAGCCTTCATATGTCCGTCAATCACGGCAAGTGGGGCTTTTTTGCAGAAAGCGGAAGTGTCTCCTTTAGAAAGGTACGGATAAACGGCAGCCGGAGTTCTGCTCCCTGA
- a CDS encoding carbohydrate ABC transporter permease, with protein MTAIQRRILIKTVYVHAALLLLTLFVLAPFLWMFLTSFKSNPETLRYPPSFLPDSFDIQNFIRGWQTMRFGTYFGNTLYVSLMTACVSVLIGSLGGYALARFRIPGERLLILGILVTRMFPPVVFLVPFFIFLRHINLIDTYSGLILAFTVFSLPLAIWMLRGFFRNVPKQLEEAAMIDGCSRMGAFFRIIVPLSSPGVATTGVFCFILAWNEFMFANTLILTESKRLLTVSLVASISEYLVEWNVLMAGGILTTIPVVIMYLFMQKYITSGLTEGSVVG; from the coding sequence ATGACTGCGATACAGCGACGAATCCTGATAAAAACCGTCTATGTTCATGCCGCGCTGCTGCTGCTTACGTTGTTTGTCCTTGCTCCCTTTCTGTGGATGTTTTTGACATCTTTTAAGTCAAACCCGGAAACCCTGCGCTATCCTCCAAGCTTTCTGCCCGATTCCTTTGACATTCAGAACTTTATCCGCGGATGGCAGACCATGCGCTTCGGCACCTATTTCGGGAACACCCTGTATGTCTCCCTTATGACGGCCTGTGTTTCGGTGCTTATCGGATCTCTGGGAGGATATGCTCTGGCGAGATTCCGCATACCCGGGGAACGTTTGTTGATCCTGGGAATTCTGGTAACACGAATGTTCCCTCCCGTGGTTTTTCTTGTTCCCTTCTTCATCTTTCTGCGGCACATAAACCTGATCGATACCTACAGTGGCCTGATTCTTGCCTTTACGGTATTTTCCCTTCCTCTGGCTATCTGGATGCTGCGGGGATTCTTCCGAAATGTTCCGAAGCAGCTTGAAGAGGCGGCAATGATAGACGGCTGTTCAAGAATGGGGGCCTTTTTCAGGATTATCGTTCCCCTTTCTTCTCCTGGTGTCGCCACCACAGGGGTTTTCTGCTTTATCCTTGCCTGGAACGAATTCATGTTTGCCAATACTCTCATCCTTACCGAGAGTAAGCGGCTGTTAACGGTCTCGCTGGTGGCCTCCATCAGCGAATACCTGGTGGAGTGGAATGTACTCATGGCCGGAGGCATCCTCACCACAATTCCCGTAGTTATTATGTACCTTTTTATGCAGAAATACATTACCAGCGGCCTGACCGAAGGAAGCGTCGTAGGCTGA
- a CDS encoding carbohydrate ABC transporter permease — MSAVSKFSRKNLSLVLISPSLIILIIVVIVPVIIGLFMSLFRYNLMTMQRGIPFIGLDNYAASVTSSQFWYSFLNTIWWTFANVAGQILFGLVIALLLNQKVKGLLVYKAAILIPWAIPASVAALNWMWLLHPDFGLVNYLALKLGFISDSIPWLGHPVWARIWVVIARVWKEFPLSTIIFLAALQQIPRSLYEAAEMDGASPWKCFLNITLPFLRSSIVVASTLITIWTFNSFNMIWVMTKGGPVNSTEILSTQIYNVAFSRYNFGLASAQSLIMVSILLIIIGFYLYKVEGKNLSE, encoded by the coding sequence ATGTCCGCAGTAAGCAAATTCAGCAGAAAAAACCTCAGCCTGGTCCTTATAAGCCCCAGCCTGATCATTCTGATTATCGTGGTGATCGTACCGGTGATTATCGGTCTATTCATGAGTCTGTTCCGCTATAATTTGATGACCATGCAGCGGGGGATTCCTTTCATCGGCCTGGATAATTACGCAGCCAGTGTTACTTCTTCCCAGTTCTGGTATTCCTTTCTTAATACAATCTGGTGGACCTTCGCCAATGTGGCAGGACAGATTCTATTCGGGCTTGTTATCGCCCTGCTGTTGAACCAGAAGGTGAAAGGATTGCTGGTGTACAAAGCGGCAATACTTATTCCCTGGGCTATCCCTGCCTCGGTGGCTGCTTTGAACTGGATGTGGCTGCTTCATCCTGACTTCGGTCTTGTGAACTATCTGGCCCTGAAGCTGGGGTTCATCAGCGATTCCATTCCATGGCTGGGCCATCCGGTCTGGGCACGGATCTGGGTTGTGATTGCCAGGGTCTGGAAGGAGTTTCCCTTAAGCACGATTATTTTTCTCGCCGCGCTTCAGCAGATTCCGAGAAGTCTCTATGAGGCTGCTGAAATGGACGGCGCTTCGCCATGGAAATGCTTCCTCAATATAACCCTGCCTTTTTTGCGGTCTTCGATAGTTGTTGCCAGTACCCTCATTACCATCTGGACTTTCAACAGTTTCAATATGATCTGGGTCATGACAAAAGGAGGTCCTGTTAACTCAACCGAGATCCTCTCGACCCAGATATATAATGTTGCTTTTTCCAGATACAACTTCGGGCTGGCATCCGCCCAGTCCCTGATCATGGTTTCGATTCTGCTGATTATTATAGGGTTCTATCTTTACAAGGTTGAAGGTAAAAATCTGAGTGAATAG
- a CDS encoding ABC transporter substrate-binding protein, with protein MSKRNIVVCVLTCMMLLLFISPMSAAGQEEETSSVTTVTMWVYDEMAAGDELALVKAQQEFMELNPDIDVRIENTPHRGLMEKIITSSMSGVAADVIHVATTWPVELAAMGILEPVDGYLKQSGKIDEINTSAFKSSSYEGNIYAVPWMSDATALIYNKTMFEEAGLPLPSLEKPYNWDSFLKVAKALTKDLDGDGRIDQYGFGIRSGRGASYGWFPFLIANGGQIISDDGKKIVVNSPEGQEAFKWFAELFTVHKVVPPGAVGYDRWDDVRNAFLGKRIAMYIAGDWELDPLRSAEPDFEFAVAPHPMQKRRAVSMGGSSLVISAGSRVKDAAYKWIDFLTDRERMWVVFDYGRFSSRVDAADSEFVNDPLLKVFLREFPYGINHASVIGDHSRTELGIAFEEVFVNNRDPLAALDDAAVRMQAQLDEVRR; from the coding sequence ATGAGTAAAAGAAACATTGTCGTTTGCGTTCTCACCTGTATGATGTTACTGCTTTTTATTTCTCCCATGTCCGCTGCAGGACAGGAAGAAGAGACCTCCTCCGTAACCACGGTGACGATGTGGGTCTATGATGAAATGGCTGCCGGTGATGAACTTGCCCTCGTCAAGGCACAGCAGGAATTCATGGAGCTCAATCCTGATATCGATGTACGGATAGAAAACACTCCCCACAGGGGGCTGATGGAAAAGATCATAACATCCAGCATGTCCGGTGTCGCGGCGGATGTTATTCATGTGGCGACAACCTGGCCCGTGGAGCTCGCCGCAATGGGTATTCTGGAACCAGTAGATGGTTACCTGAAACAGAGCGGCAAAATCGACGAGATAAACACGAGCGCTTTTAAATCCAGCAGCTATGAAGGCAATATTTATGCTGTACCGTGGATGTCCGACGCGACTGCCCTGATTTACAACAAAACCATGTTTGAAGAAGCAGGACTTCCCCTCCCTTCCCTGGAAAAACCTTACAACTGGGACAGTTTTCTCAAGGTTGCAAAGGCCCTTACAAAAGATCTGGACGGGGACGGCAGGATTGACCAGTACGGCTTTGGTATTCGCAGCGGCCGCGGAGCTTCCTACGGATGGTTTCCCTTTCTGATTGCCAACGGTGGGCAGATTATCAGTGATGACGGAAAGAAGATCGTCGTAAACTCACCTGAAGGACAGGAGGCTTTCAAGTGGTTCGCAGAGCTTTTTACTGTCCACAAAGTGGTTCCTCCGGGGGCAGTCGGTTACGACCGCTGGGATGATGTTCGAAACGCCTTTCTTGGAAAACGTATAGCCATGTATATTGCCGGAGACTGGGAGCTCGATCCCCTGCGCAGTGCGGAACCTGATTTCGAGTTTGCTGTGGCCCCTCACCCCATGCAGAAACGCCGTGCCGTCAGTATGGGCGGAAGCAGTCTTGTAATCTCCGCCGGTTCCAGGGTTAAAGATGCGGCATATAAATGGATAGATTTTCTGACCGACCGGGAGCGCATGTGGGTAGTGTTTGACTATGGTCGCTTCTCTTCCCGGGTCGATGCCGCGGACAGCGAGTTTGTAAACGACCCCCTTCTGAAGGTTTTTTTAAGGGAGTTCCCCTACGGAATAAACCATGCCTCGGTTATCGGCGACCACAGCAGAACAGAATTGGGCATAGCTTTTGAAGAGGTGTTTGTCAACAACCGTGACCCCCTGGCAGCTCTTGATGATGCGGCGGTCCGGATGCAGGCCCAGCTGGATGAAGTCAGGCGCTGA
- a CDS encoding response regulator has protein sequence MIRVVLADDQLLFVENLKYVLEQLSGDIQIVGVAHSGKQAVEMILQHSPDIALLDVRMPAIDGVAVVERVHPVRPSTRIIMLTTFDDDEYIHEALSHGAIGYLLKDMPPADLIQAIHVVMSGQVIVSPGVVQKLLRDPHQLPAPDSAIPPWMLTLTKRERELLKFIARGLDNRQISEEMCVTPQTIRNHMSEIYSKLGVGTRLEAIRLLSNLDIDSIPL, from the coding sequence ATGATTAGAGTTGTCCTTGCAGATGATCAGCTCCTCTTTGTTGAAAACCTCAAGTATGTGCTGGAACAACTTTCCGGGGATATTCAGATAGTGGGGGTCGCACACAGCGGCAAACAGGCTGTTGAGATGATCCTGCAGCATTCTCCCGACATTGCTCTGCTTGATGTCCGCATGCCTGCAATAGACGGGGTGGCTGTTGTGGAAAGGGTTCATCCTGTAAGGCCTTCCACCCGCATTATCATGCTCACAACCTTTGATGATGATGAGTATATCCATGAAGCCCTCTCTCACGGCGCAATAGGGTATCTGCTGAAAGACATGCCTCCTGCTGACCTTATCCAGGCTATTCATGTGGTAATGTCCGGGCAGGTGATTGTTTCCCCCGGGGTTGTCCAGAAGCTGCTAAGAGATCCCCATCAGCTTCCAGCCCCAGACAGCGCTATTCCCCCCTGGATGCTGACGCTGACGAAACGGGAACGGGAACTTCTCAAGTTCATAGCCCGGGGGCTGGATAACCGGCAGATATCGGAAGAAATGTGTGTAACTCCCCAGACAATCCGTAACCATATGAGTGAAATCTATTCAAAGCTTGGTGTCGGGACCCGGCTGGAAGCCATACGGCTTCTGAGCAATCTGGATATTGATTCGATCCCTCTTTAG
- a CDS encoding sensor histidine kinase, with protein sequence MAERKMEWILSLFSIACHLSALTAFLNLVPGRPYPSSWILQLAVLVSLSLSLSLIFIWLPSRSLRILLFLCQLFFILVILIPAQEPLLAESLVLLVLVLQSGIYFPSILHGSLSIIALSLGTTFLLWLPEANWYGAELVSPGPGSVFASLLLLTAAAVAAEYIKATVQHLHEGREITDSLDTAVSELVKANQSFQDYAQNARHAAALEERKRISREIHDSVGHTLMNIVMMLEAMLLLSPADNGKLRQYIRDTREEAGRCLKDTRRAVRILREVEAENISTCLRLTRLAETFARATGVELALELTNTPVDLPPGIGIVLYRSMQEGLTNAFRHGKADRVLVHLQQAGDMIILNITDNGRGSGSSGISEGVGLAGMRERVESMGGTIHFRNLSGGFKLTVELPKDGLPCKSERKMVSAYD encoded by the coding sequence ATGGCAGAGCGTAAAATGGAATGGATCCTTTCTCTTTTCTCTATAGCCTGCCACCTCTCTGCATTGACCGCTTTTTTGAACCTGGTTCCTGGAAGACCGTATCCGTCTTCATGGATTTTACAGCTGGCTGTTCTTGTCTCCCTGTCTCTTTCCTTATCTCTCATATTTATCTGGCTGCCTTCACGGTCCTTGAGGATCCTTCTTTTCTTATGTCAGCTTTTCTTTATTCTGGTGATCCTTATTCCCGCCCAAGAACCCCTGCTGGCGGAATCTCTGGTTCTGCTTGTACTGGTTTTACAGAGCGGTATTTATTTTCCGTCGATCCTGCATGGGTCCCTGTCGATTATTGCGCTAAGTCTGGGAACCACATTCTTACTGTGGTTACCGGAAGCAAACTGGTATGGGGCTGAACTTGTTTCTCCTGGTCCCGGTTCTGTCTTTGCCTCCCTTCTGCTCCTGACCGCGGCAGCGGTGGCAGCCGAGTATATCAAAGCAACAGTGCAGCATCTTCATGAAGGGCGGGAGATTACCGACTCTCTTGATACTGCAGTAAGCGAACTTGTCAAAGCCAATCAGTCCTTTCAGGATTACGCCCAGAATGCCAGACATGCGGCAGCCCTCGAGGAGAGAAAACGGATCTCCAGAGAGATTCATGACAGCGTCGGCCACACCCTTATGAACATCGTCATGATGCTGGAAGCCATGCTGCTGCTTTCTCCTGCGGATAACGGCAAGCTGCGTCAATATATTCGCGACACAAGGGAAGAGGCCGGACGTTGTCTCAAGGATACACGCAGGGCTGTACGTATTCTCAGGGAAGTCGAAGCTGAGAACATCTCTACCTGCCTGAGACTGACTCGTCTTGCCGAAACCTTTGCCCGGGCTACCGGGGTGGAGCTTGCCCTTGAATTGACCAACACTCCTGTTGATTTGCCCCCGGGGATAGGGATAGTATTGTACCGGTCCATGCAGGAAGGACTCACCAACGCGTTCCGTCATGGAAAAGCGGACAGGGTGCTGGTGCATCTGCAGCAGGCGGGAGACATGATCATTCTCAATATAACCGACAACGGACGGGGAAGCGGTTCTTCAGGCATATCTGAAGGAGTCGGATTAGCAGGAATGCGTGAACGGGTGGAATCCATGGGCGGGACGATCCATTTCAGAAACCTGTCCGGGGGCTTCAAGCTTACTGTGGAGCTGCCGAAGGATGGTCTGCCTTGTAAAAGTGAAAGGAAGATGGTATCCGCATATGATTAG
- a CDS encoding DUF3795 domain-containing protein, whose protein sequence is MKEYSRKYPEFSLCGLNCVLCPRFQTEGSSRCPGCGGSNFHEKHPACSVITCSRKHDNTEFCHECAGFPCERYAIPVEKDSFITKRNVFSDMEKAKRNLSEYLDDLKEKQMILEKLIADFNDGRMKSFYCLAVNLLPLKELKSIVGDVENAGRKLREKKEKARTAKEVFLKSASSRGIALELRK, encoded by the coding sequence GTGAAAGAGTATTCCAGAAAATATCCGGAGTTTTCCCTGTGCGGGCTGAACTGCGTTCTGTGTCCTCGCTTCCAGACCGAAGGTTCATCCAGATGTCCCGGCTGCGGCGGAAGCAATTTCCACGAAAAACATCCCGCCTGTTCCGTTATTACCTGCAGCCGTAAGCACGATAACACTGAATTCTGCCATGAGTGCGCAGGGTTTCCCTGTGAACGATACGCCATACCCGTGGAGAAGGATTCCTTTATAACGAAACGAAACGTTTTTTCCGACATGGAAAAAGCGAAACGTAATCTTTCTGAATACCTGGATGATCTAAAGGAAAAACAGATGATCCTGGAAAAATTGATTGCGGATTTTAACGATGGCAGAATGAAGAGCTTTTATTGCCTTGCGGTCAACTTACTGCCGTTGAAAGAGTTGAAGAGTATTGTCGGGGACGTGGAAAACGCCGGCAGGAAGCTCCGGGAGAAGAAAGAGAAGGCACGGACGGCAAAGGAAGTATTTCTGAAATCAGCGTCGTCCAGGGGAATTGCCCTGGAGCTGAGAAAATAA
- a CDS encoding 2-oxo acid dehydrogenase subunit E2 — protein MKGHREKISEYRRLSIYGFDMVKGGHNFYALMEFDVTDVRKELRALRSRGEGGSLFSFLLKAIGRCLHEQPEFNSMINVRRKTRFAEVDIDIPVEVMQNGVTYNKQYILRAINDKTIREIDEEIETAKSAVGEEKTYMSSRLGQRIFSRLPRFLVVFLFRQILKQHDLVKRFSGTVFVTSVSMVTNVPGYIIPYSGGPKAVSFALGPVVKKPVVRNDAVVIREIINITSIFNHDSVDGAPAARFINLLRKYIEQEYRNLL, from the coding sequence ATGAAAGGACACCGGGAAAAGATATCAGAATACAGGCGACTGTCTATCTACGGCTTTGATATGGTTAAGGGCGGTCATAATTTCTACGCTCTTATGGAGTTCGATGTAACGGATGTACGGAAAGAGCTGAGAGCTCTGAGAAGCAGAGGAGAAGGGGGCTCACTTTTTTCATTTCTGTTGAAGGCGATAGGAAGATGCCTGCATGAACAGCCGGAGTTCAACTCCATGATAAATGTGCGCCGAAAGACACGCTTTGCTGAGGTGGATATCGATATACCTGTTGAAGTTATGCAGAACGGTGTTACGTATAATAAGCAGTACATACTGCGTGCAATCAATGATAAAACTATACGGGAAATAGACGAGGAGATAGAGACCGCAAAATCGGCAGTCGGTGAAGAGAAGACCTATATGAGTTCCCGGCTGGGGCAGAGAATCTTTTCCCGCCTCCCGCGTTTTCTGGTTGTATTCCTGTTCCGGCAGATACTGAAACAACACGATCTGGTCAAGCGATTCTCCGGAACGGTTTTTGTAACATCAGTAAGCATGGTTACGAATGTGCCGGGCTACATTATTCCCTACAGTGGAGGTCCGAAGGCTGTCTCTTTTGCTCTGGGCCCTGTGGTAAAAAAGCCGGTTGTAAGAAATGATGCGGTTGTTATCAGGGAAATCATCAATATTACTTCCATTTTTAATCATGATAGTGTTGACGGTGCGCCTGCGGCGAGGTTTATCAACCTGCTGAGAAAATATATAGAACAGGAGTACCGAAACCTTTTGTAG